A window of Rhizobium sp. CIAT894 contains these coding sequences:
- a CDS encoding FkbM family methyltransferase, which translates to MDPVCELNVHRQIVSLLDKPNPVIFDIGCNDGSDAQRFLRLLPSAQLYCFEPDPRAAARFKEKMGSDRDRMRLSEVAISDRNGMIEFHPSNGNDSAKEWDLSGSIRRPKNHLSEYEWVRFDPPISVETRRLDDWCSEAGLENIDLIWMDVQGAEADVIAGGNQILMRTRYIYTEDSDHELYEGQLPLRAILELLPSFQMVVEYPRGVEGDVLLKNTSL; encoded by the coding sequence ATGGATCCGGTGTGTGAGTTAAACGTACATCGACAGATCGTTTCGCTTCTCGATAAGCCTAACCCTGTAATCTTTGACATTGGGTGCAATGACGGAAGCGATGCTCAACGCTTTCTGCGCCTTCTTCCGAGCGCCCAGCTCTATTGCTTTGAGCCAGACCCCAGAGCCGCTGCACGCTTCAAGGAGAAAATGGGTTCTGATCGGGATCGGATGAGGCTATCCGAGGTTGCGATCAGCGACCGAAACGGGATGATCGAGTTTCATCCCAGCAATGGCAATGACAGCGCTAAGGAATGGGATCTCTCGGGCTCGATACGCCGTCCCAAGAACCATCTTTCTGAGTACGAGTGGGTTCGGTTTGACCCTCCGATTTCGGTTGAGACTAGGAGGCTGGATGACTGGTGCAGCGAAGCTGGCCTAGAGAATATAGATCTCATCTGGATGGATGTGCAGGGAGCCGAGGCCGACGTTATTGCCGGTGGCAATCAGATCCTGATGAGAACGCGTTACATATATACTGAGGATAGTGATCATGAGCTTTATGAAGGCCAGCTTCCCCTGCGCGCCATTCTTGAGCTCTTACCTTCCTTCCAGATGGTAGTTGAGTATCCCCGAGGAGTGGAGGGTGACGTTTTGCTTAAAAACACAAGCCTATAG
- the nolE gene encoding nodulation protein NolE, with protein sequence MKVIGYYVIVAALLALTLRAGPSLAADDRNQDCGPAASDPRANLNGADKAHSAEHTQDFNCQDTPAEEGECYECVLPPEVHIEGAEVIDVADRNFYPRKTLLLARMIRHH encoded by the coding sequence ATGAAGGTTATTGGTTACTACGTCATCGTTGCAGCGTTGCTCGCATTGACATTGCGGGCCGGGCCGTCACTTGCAGCAGATGATCGTAACCAAGATTGTGGCCCGGCGGCAAGTGACCCCCGCGCAAACCTGAATGGTGCTGACAAAGCCCATTCAGCGGAGCACACTCAAGACTTCAATTGCCAAGATACTCCTGCCGAAGAAGGTGAGTGCTACGAGTGCGTCTTACCCCCCGAAGTACATATTGAAGGCGCCGAAGTGATCGACGTCGCAGACCGAAACTTTTATCCTCGGAAAACACTGCTACTCGCCAGAATGATCAGGCACCACTGA
- the nodD1 gene encoding transcriptional regulator NodD1: MRFKGLDLNLLVALDALMTERNLTAAARSINLSQPAMSAAVGRLRTYFNDDLFTMVGRELVPTPRAERLAPSVREALLHIQVSIISWDPFCPAQSDRCFRVILSDYAALVFFEKVVTRVAREAPAVSFELLPIADNYDDYLRRGDADFLIFPELLMSRAHPKVALFEETLVCVGCRSNKLLSEQLTLERYMSMGHVVVKFGNAASIEEWCLLGHGLKRHVEVVVQGFSMVPFMLSGTERIATMPLRLVKQLEKTIPLRIADLPLPLPAFTQALQWPALHNSDQASLWMRDVLCQEASRMPSPHEVMRRLRIS; encoded by the coding sequence ATGCGGTTCAAGGGCCTTGATCTGAATCTCCTCGTCGCACTCGACGCCTTGATGACCGAGCGTAACCTCACGGCGGCAGCGCGCAGCATCAACTTGAGCCAACCGGCCATGAGCGCGGCCGTCGGCAGGTTACGCACCTATTTCAATGACGACCTTTTTACCATGGTCGGTCGCGAACTCGTTCCAACCCCGCGTGCGGAGCGGCTCGCGCCTTCGGTCCGCGAGGCTCTGCTTCACATCCAGGTTTCGATCATATCCTGGGATCCGTTTTGCCCTGCTCAATCGGATCGCTGCTTCAGAGTCATTCTTTCCGATTACGCCGCACTCGTTTTTTTTGAAAAGGTCGTGACGCGTGTCGCCCGAGAAGCGCCCGCCGTCAGCTTCGAGTTGCTGCCGATCGCCGATAACTACGATGATTACTTGCGGCGCGGTGACGCCGATTTTCTCATCTTTCCGGAATTGCTCATGTCGCGCGCACATCCTAAGGTGGCGTTATTCGAGGAGACCCTCGTGTGCGTGGGCTGCCGCTCGAACAAGCTACTCTCGGAGCAACTTACACTCGAGAGGTATATGTCGATGGGACACGTTGTGGTGAAGTTTGGGAACGCTGCTTCCATCGAGGAATGGTGTTTGCTTGGGCACGGGCTTAAGAGACATGTCGAAGTAGTCGTGCAGGGCTTCAGCATGGTTCCGTTCATGCTTTCAGGGACCGAGCGCATAGCGACAATGCCCTTACGCCTGGTCAAGCAGCTCGAAAAGACAATACCCCTGCGGATCGCCGACCTTCCGCTACCTTTGCCCGCGTTCACACAGGCCCTCCAATGGCCCGCGCTTCACAATAGTGATCAGGCAAGCCTCTGGATGCGGGACGTGCTATGCCAGGAAGCATCCCGCATGCCTTCGCCCCATGAGGTAATGAGACGTCTCAGGATTTCCTAG
- a CDS encoding cupin domain-containing protein, producing MKVISIATALFALACPANAFENKAVAATLILRTDRTIAGQPIIVPRKNVEVIASIYEIAPGATLPIHQHRYQRYGYVLSGEITVTNTESGKESIFTAGDFIVESWGIWHKGANNGTEPVKLLVIDQVEKGSENVLPQK from the coding sequence ATGAAGGTCATCTCAATCGCTACGGCGCTCTTTGCTCTGGCGTGTCCCGCGAACGCGTTCGAAAACAAAGCGGTCGCGGCTACGCTTATCTTAAGGACCGATCGTACGATTGCTGGTCAGCCCATCATCGTTCCACGGAAGAATGTCGAGGTCATCGCTTCGATTTATGAGATTGCGCCCGGTGCGACGTTGCCAATTCATCAGCATCGCTATCAGCGCTATGGCTATGTGCTTTCGGGGGAGATCACGGTCACCAATACAGAATCTGGGAAAGAAAGCATTTTCACGGCAGGAGATTTTATCGTCGAGTCCTGGGGCATATGGCATAAAGGGGCGAACAACGGCACCGAGCCGGTAAAGCTGCTCGTGATCGATCAGGTGGAAAAGGGCAGTGAGAATGTTCTGCCGCAAAAATAA
- a CDS encoding ABC transporter permease: MGEGCAAALPANAFNWIAIWRRNYLAWKKVALASIVGSLADPMIYLFGLGLGLGIIVGRVDGTTYVAFLAGGMVATSAMTSATFETIYAAFTRMHAQRTWEAMLYTQMTLGDIILGELAWAASKAFLAGTGIIIVATVLGYATWPSVVYVLPVIMLTGFAFASLAMVVTALAPSYEYFIFYQTLVLTPMLFLCGAVFPIAQLPQAFQQVAQFLPLAHAIDLIRPAMLGRPAGSMGLHIGALCIYAILPFFLSAALLRRRLMS, encoded by the coding sequence ATGGGTGAAGGTTGTGCCGCGGCTCTGCCCGCCAACGCTTTTAACTGGATTGCGATATGGCGACGCAACTATCTGGCATGGAAGAAAGTAGCACTTGCGTCAATTGTTGGAAGTCTGGCCGATCCTATGATCTACCTTTTTGGCCTCGGCCTTGGCCTCGGAATTATTGTGGGTCGCGTTGACGGCACAACCTACGTTGCGTTCTTGGCGGGCGGCATGGTGGCGACAAGCGCGATGACCTCAGCGACGTTCGAGACGATTTACGCGGCCTTTACGCGAATGCACGCCCAACGCACCTGGGAAGCCATGCTCTACACACAAATGACACTTGGGGACATCATCCTGGGTGAGTTGGCATGGGCAGCGAGCAAGGCATTTCTTGCCGGTACGGGAATCATAATCGTCGCCACCGTGCTAGGCTATGCGACGTGGCCATCAGTCGTCTATGTGCTGCCAGTTATCATGCTCACTGGATTTGCATTCGCGAGCCTTGCGATGGTAGTCACGGCCCTTGCGCCCAGTTACGAGTATTTCATTTTTTACCAGACGCTCGTCCTGACACCAATGCTGTTCTTGTGCGGCGCGGTGTTTCCAATCGCGCAACTGCCCCAGGCCTTTCAGCAGGTAGCGCAGTTCTTGCCTCTAGCGCATGCGATCGACCTCATACGCCCGGCAATGCTTGGGCGCCCCGCGGGTAGCATGGGCCTGCATATAGGCGCGCTTTGCATCTACGCGATTTTGCCGTTCTTCCTGTCGGCAGCGCTGTTGCGTCGGCGCCTGATGTCTTGA
- the nodI gene encoding nodulation factor ABC transporter ATP-binding protein NodI gives MPVNGARRSDERMFMSAIDFFDVSKTYGDKAVVNALSFRVSPGQCFGLLGPNGAGKSTIARMILGMTAPDAGKITVLGVPVPAQARLARKGIGVVPQFDNLEPEFTVRENLLVYGRYFGMNTRKVEAVMPSLLEFARLESKVNARVSELSGGMKRRLTLARALINDPQLLVMDEPTTGLDPHARHLIWERLRSLLTRGKTIILTTHFMEEAERLCDRLCVLERGRSIAEGRPHDLIDELIGCEVIEIYGGDPHELESLVGPYADRVEISGETLFCYVSDPEQVRVRLRERAGLRILQRPPNLEDVFLRLTGREMEK, from the coding sequence ATGCCAGTCAACGGCGCCCGACGGTCAGATGAGCGCATGTTCATGTCCGCAATAGATTTTTTCGACGTAAGCAAGACATATGGCGACAAGGCCGTGGTCAACGCGCTATCGTTCCGCGTTTCCCCGGGGCAATGCTTCGGGCTGCTTGGACCGAACGGCGCGGGCAAGAGCACGATCGCACGCATGATCCTTGGCATGACAGCCCCTGATGCGGGGAAGATTACTGTGCTCGGCGTGCCGGTGCCTGCCCAGGCTCGCTTGGCGCGAAAGGGTATCGGCGTGGTGCCGCAATTCGACAACCTTGAGCCTGAATTCACTGTGCGCGAGAATCTGCTGGTCTACGGCCGCTACTTCGGCATGAATACACGCAAAGTCGAGGCGGTCATGCCGTCGCTCCTTGAGTTTGCACGCCTAGAGAGCAAGGTGAATGCGCGTGTGTCTGAACTTTCAGGCGGCATGAAGCGGCGCCTGACGCTAGCGCGTGCGTTGATCAATGACCCCCAGCTACTTGTCATGGACGAGCCGACCACCGGTCTCGACCCGCACGCGCGCCACCTGATCTGGGAGCGCCTGCGTTCCCTGCTTACGCGCGGCAAAACGATCATCTTGACCACCCATTTCATGGAAGAGGCCGAACGGCTATGCGATCGACTCTGCGTACTCGAAAGAGGTCGCAGCATTGCCGAAGGGCGGCCGCATGACCTGATCGATGAACTGATCGGGTGCGAAGTCATTGAAATCTACGGCGGCGATCCGCATGAATTGGAATCGCTGGTCGGGCCATATGCCGATCGCGTCGAAATTAGCGGCGAGACCCTTTTTTGCTATGTGTCTGACCCGGAGCAGGTGCGTGTGCGGTTGCGGGAGCGCGCGGGCTTGCGCATTCTCCAGCGTCCGCCGAATCTTGAGGATGTGTTTTTGCGGTTGACCGGGCGCGAGATGGAGAAGTGA
- the nodS gene encoding nodulation methyltransferase NodS produces MNELTQSDNYQLLNRELAAPDPWGLDANPFERERHTQMLRLALAQGSISNALEVGCAAGAFTVQLAPHCKRLTVIDVVPHAIERSRRRMRDSPHISWIVSDVQQFSPDERFDLIVVAEVLYYIGGIAEMRGAVRNLVRMLAPDGYLVFGSARDANCRRWGHVAGAETVLDMLNETLLELERLECRGGSVNEDCLLACFRNPISAS; encoded by the coding sequence GTGAACGAGTTGACACAGAGCGACAATTATCAATTGCTGAATCGGGAACTGGCTGCACCCGATCCATGGGGACTCGACGCCAATCCATTCGAGCGTGAGCGTCACACGCAAATGCTCCGCTTGGCGCTTGCCCAGGGATCCATCTCAAATGCGCTCGAAGTGGGATGCGCTGCCGGCGCATTTACGGTGCAGCTAGCCCCCCACTGCAAACGGCTCACCGTGATCGATGTTGTGCCTCACGCTATAGAAAGATCGCGTCGACGCATGAGGGATTCTCCGCACATCAGCTGGATAGTCTCTGATGTTCAACAGTTTTCACCTGACGAGAGGTTTGATTTGATCGTTGTGGCGGAAGTGCTCTACTATATTGGAGGAATAGCCGAGATGAGAGGGGCTGTTCGGAATTTAGTGCGGATGCTTGCGCCAGATGGATATCTGGTTTTCGGATCGGCGCGCGACGCCAATTGTCGTCGCTGGGGCCACGTTGCTGGTGCTGAGACGGTCCTCGACATGCTGAACGAAACTTTGCTCGAGCTAGAGCGGCTTGAGTGTCGGGGTGGCTCGGTCAACGAAGATTGCTTACTCGCCTGTTTCCGGAATCCGATTTCTGCCTCCTAA
- the nodC gene encoding chitooligosaccharide synthase NodC, producing MDMLDTTSTVAVSLYALLSTAYKSVQAVYSLPTDVSLASQSLAGFEELPSVDVIVPSFNEDPRTLSECLASIAGQEYGGRLQVYLVDDGSENREALRPVHEAFARDPRFNILLLPQNVGKRKAQIAAIRRSAGDMVLNVDSDTILASDVIRKLVPKMQDPAVGAAMGQLTARNRNDSWLTRLIDMEYWLACNEERAAQARFGAVMCCCGPCAIYRRSALASLLDQYESQYFRGKPSDFGEDRHLTILMLKAGFRTEYVPSAIAATVVPNKLGPYLRQQLRWARSTYRDTLLGLRLLPNLHRFLTLDVVGQNLGPLLLALSVLTGLAQLALTGTVPWLASLMIVAMTMIHCSVVALRARQRRFLGFSLHAFINIFLLLPLKAYALCTLSNSDWLSRSSAGNSNQHPATDARTTECSGHATAPRRLNPARDSARRTTSDCMCSDE from the coding sequence ATGGATATGCTTGACACAACCAGCACTGTCGCCGTCTCGCTTTATGCACTTCTCTCGACTGCTTATAAAAGCGTGCAGGCCGTTTATTCTCTGCCGACCGATGTTTCATTGGCGTCCCAGAGCTTGGCCGGCTTTGAGGAGCTGCCCAGCGTAGATGTCATCGTGCCAAGCTTCAACGAGGATCCCCGCACGCTTTCGGAGTGCCTGGCTTCTATTGCGGGTCAGGAATACGGGGGAAGGCTGCAGGTTTACCTAGTTGATGACGGTTCCGAAAATCGCGAGGCTTTGCGACCTGTGCACGAGGCCTTCGCACGAGACCCCAGATTCAATATTCTCCTGCTTCCCCAGAATGTTGGTAAACGGAAGGCACAGATCGCCGCGATACGCCGCTCTGCTGGAGATATGGTGTTAAACGTCGACTCCGACACGATCCTCGCATCTGACGTCATCAGGAAGCTCGTGCCTAAAATGCAAGATCCGGCTGTCGGCGCGGCCATGGGACAGTTGACGGCCCGCAACCGAAACGATAGTTGGCTGACCCGTTTGATCGATATGGAGTACTGGCTGGCTTGCAACGAGGAGCGTGCGGCACAAGCTCGCTTCGGAGCCGTTATGTGCTGCTGCGGTCCATGTGCTATCTACCGTCGCTCTGCGCTCGCTTCGCTGCTTGACCAGTACGAATCACAGTATTTTCGGGGAAAGCCAAGCGATTTCGGTGAGGATCGGCATCTCACCATTCTTATGCTGAAGGCAGGCTTTCGAACGGAGTACGTGCCGAGCGCCATCGCAGCGACAGTCGTTCCGAACAAGCTAGGACCGTATCTGCGCCAACAACTACGCTGGGCGCGGAGCACGTACCGGGACACGTTGCTTGGGCTGCGCCTGCTGCCCAACCTCCATCGCTTCCTTACGCTCGACGTTGTCGGACAGAACCTCGGACCGCTGCTTCTGGCACTATCAGTGCTGACGGGGCTCGCACAGCTTGCATTGACGGGCACCGTGCCTTGGTTGGCATCCCTGATGATCGTGGCCATGACGATGATCCACTGCAGCGTTGTCGCGCTCCGGGCCCGCCAACGACGGTTCCTCGGGTTCTCTCTGCATGCATTCATCAATATTTTTCTGCTACTGCCCTTGAAAGCCTACGCGCTGTGCACGCTGAGCAATAGCGACTGGCTGTCGCGCAGCTCTGCTGGCAACTCGAATCAACATCCGGCGACTGATGCGCGCACTACAGAATGTTCTGGACATGCGACAGCGCCTCGAAGGCTCAACCCCGCCCGCGATTCTGCCAGGCGAACGACGTCTGACTGCATGTGCAGCGACGAGTAA
- the nodB gene encoding chitooligosaccharide deacetylase NodB, which translates to MTHLDCSCEVHGERDDGTGSHSVYLTFDDGPHPFCTPEILDILAEHRVPATFFVIGEFLADQSKLIQRMIAEGHEVANHTMTHPDLSDCEPDEVQRQILETNRAIKMASPQAVVRHIRAPYGIWTEEVLKVSANAELTAVHWSVDPRDWSLPGADGIVNDVLQSVRPGSIVLLHDGCPSSEMQQGTDRSLRHQTIMALSSIIPALHDRGFVFRSLPREF; encoded by the coding sequence ATGACGCACCTCGATTGCTCGTGCGAAGTGCACGGTGAGCGCGATGACGGCACTGGTAGTCACAGCGTTTATTTGACGTTCGACGACGGTCCGCATCCATTTTGTACACCGGAGATTCTCGATATTCTGGCTGAACACCGGGTGCCGGCAACATTCTTCGTCATCGGCGAGTTCCTGGCCGATCAATCTAAATTGATCCAGCGAATGATTGCAGAGGGACATGAAGTCGCCAACCACACAATGACGCATCCAGACCTGTCTGACTGCGAACCCGACGAGGTGCAACGTCAGATACTCGAGACAAACAGAGCCATAAAAATGGCGTCGCCTCAGGCGGTGGTGCGGCACATCCGGGCTCCTTACGGCATCTGGACCGAAGAAGTGCTCAAGGTTTCGGCGAATGCGGAACTCACTGCCGTGCACTGGTCGGTAGATCCGCGAGACTGGTCTCTTCCCGGGGCCGACGGCATTGTCAATGATGTGCTGCAGTCTGTCCGGCCGGGGTCAATCGTGCTCTTGCACGACGGTTGTCCCTCCAGTGAAATGCAACAAGGAACTGACCGCAGTCTGCGCCACCAGACTATCATGGCGTTATCTAGCATAATTCCAGCTTTGCATGATCGCGGCTTTGTATTCCGCTCGCTTCCTCGGGAGTTCTGA